tttaagagccaaaggaataaagaccacccatctggtgtcagtagctactgatggggcaccgaatatgacgggaacgcacaagggatttgtggctttactgcagaagtcgctggacagaaagctgctgacttttcactgcatcttgcaccaagaggcactgtgcgctcaaacatttcctccggaatgcacagaagtaatggatgttgtcattcagattgtcaataaaataatggcaaaaagtttaaatcaccgtcaattccgtttgttactggacgagctggaaagcgcatattctgatctcctgctgcacaacaaagtccggtggctgtccaaaggggaggtgctgaaacgctttgtcgcgtgtctggaagaagtgaaaactttcctgggcagcaaaggactcacctttcctgagctggaacagccagagtggctggaaaagctacacttcatggtagacatgacagcgcacctgaacacgctgaacacagctcttcaggggaaaggacgtacagccctacacatgttggaggatgttttggcattcgagcgcaagttgacagtgcttgccagagatttacagaaaggcactttgtctcacttccccaatttgagagagttcaaacaaggtcacgacatgataatttcggagtatttatattctgcaatcatcgcaatgcaaacatcgtttgggaaacgcttctgtgagttcagagaggaaaaaaacacattatccttcccggtcactcccttaagcatcgatccttccctactgaatacgactgcattggcaggtgtgagtcaacctgatcttgagatggaactggccgacatagccgacaaagacatatgggtgtccaagtttagacgcttgacagcagaccttgaagatgttgcccgtcagaaggccgttcttgctcagaatcacaaatggagtgatattgaaaaccttccaaaaccggacaaacttgtgttcgaaacatggaatgctatgcccgacatttatgtaaacatgaaaaagtatgcgcttggagtcctgtcgatctttggatccacatatgtatgtgagcaggtgttctccaacatgaactttattaaaaacaaacatcgcgcacgcctcacagatgacagcttgcgatcctgtgtaaagatgaaggtgacgtcatacagccctgatgtgcagacgctgtgcgctgaggtccaggaccagaaatcccattaaccaagtatgataaatattttaattgcctattattttatgtatattcatattttttcattgttcagtgaaatagtccttttatttttcaggctgacagctggctgatgttatttttggtttgctgctggcggaaaatttaagttcggcgtttttcataaatacaagaaggactcaaatagacattgagtattttacttaaaagtaactttcaacccaacgtctttttttcggagttcaaaatgtttttgttgcatgcagaaatgtaatttcgttttctctgcaggagttcatcaatttcataaatgcaacacattatagtttgtttatacatagcataaaggcaaaaaaacgttgtatgcagtgttatttcattttaaatgtcaaacgggttttgcggctcccagtgttttcttttctgtgggaaacgggtccaagtggctctttcagtggtaaaggttgctgacccctgggttagggcatattcatctgtgaacgtagcaaattcggagatggacttattcggcttctcattcaaatacatctggatctcCTCCAAAACaccacttttaaattcctcaatcagaattaactccctgagatgccaaaaatcctcttccactatttcttcTGTACACCAATAATCCAAGAGCACAcacttctcataggcaaactcagtatacgtctgattccaccctttctttaaatttctgaacttttgtctatacacttcaggtacca
Above is a window of Hypanus sabinus isolate sHypSab1 chromosome 20, sHypSab1.hap1, whole genome shotgun sequence DNA encoding:
- the LOC132378682 gene encoding general transcription factor II-I repeat domain-containing protein 2A-like, encoding MTGTHKGFVALLQKSLDRKLLTFHCILHQEALCAQTFPPECTEVMDVVIQIVNKIMAKSLNHRQFRLLLDELESAYSDLLLHNKVRWLSKGEVLKRFVACLEEVKTFLGSKGLTFPELEQPEWLEKLHFMVDMTAHLNTLNTALQGKGRTALHMLEDVLAFERKLTVLARDLQKGTLSHFPNLREFKQGHDMIISEYLYSAIIAMQTSFGKRFCEFREEKNTLSFPVTPLSIDPSLLNTTALAGVSQPDLEMELADIADKDIWVSKFRRLTADLEDVARQKAVLAQNHKWSDIENLPKPDKLVFETWNAMPDIYVNMKKYALGVLSIFGSTYVCEQVFSNMNFIKNKHRARLTDDSLRSCVKMKVTSYSPDVQTLCAEVQDQKSH